The following nucleotide sequence is from Pleurodeles waltl isolate 20211129_DDA chromosome 8, aPleWal1.hap1.20221129, whole genome shotgun sequence.
ctgctgatggagggaatGAGCACATCAAGTCGGTTGATATCGTATGCCAAGGGGCTGGTGGAGCTGGTAATAGTTGAAGTAGTCCTGCGGGCTTAGTATGGGGTACTTTTACTTGGGCACAAATGGGACAAGATTCCACGTATCTTTCCACGTATCTTTCCGCGTCATGTTTCatcgtaggccaccaaaaagagcggagAAGTAACTCCTGCATGGCTTTAATACCCCAATGACCGGCTactggggaatcatgacacatttgaagtgccttttcttgcacttttttagAAGGTAGAAATAAGGTGTCCTTGTGATAGTAGTATTCTTTATGTTTGCGTATCTTGGGATGCAGACCCTTTAGTTCTTGTTCTGAAAGGGTTGAGTATTCAGATTGCACTTCATCTAGGAATGAATGGACTACACCAATTATCTTGTCTGGTTCAAGTGGATATTGTGAAGGGGTATTAGAACTGTCAggataacggcgagatagggcatTGGCcaaaatgttttgagatcctggaatataggtaatatagaaatcgtattgactaaagaaaaaggcccaacgagcttgtcgACTGTTTCGACACTGAAAATTGCGTAAGCATTGCAGATTACGATGGTCCATtcttacttcaaaaggttccttggaacccatgaGGAATTGTTTCCATTCTTGACAGGCAGTTTTTTAGAGCCAAcagttctctttccagtactgaataattttgttcagaatcagagagcgcatgggatagataaaagatcggatgttctaatccatcgtcGTCTTGTTGTTGTAATAATAGTgccccgatggctctttcggaagtgtcagtaacaactatgaattgtttattggtgtccggatgtctcagtatgggtgcttgagtgaaggccggttttaggttttggaaagcAGTCTCAGCCATGTCTGTCCGGATGAAACCGTTTAGCAAACTCTCTTTTTTTAagagtttgtgtaatttgactGGTTTGTTTCGCAAAGTCCAGGATGAATTGACGGTTGAAGTTGGCCAGtcctaagaaacattgagtttccttgattgACGAAGGGATGGCCAATTTAGAATGGCTTGAACTTTTTCCGAATCCATAGAGATACTAATTGGACTGATATGATAGCCTAAATATTTCTTCTCAGTCttatcaaattcacatttctccggtttacagtaaagttgatgttgcctgaatctatttaagacttgcttaacatgtgtaggatgaagttcagggcatctggaatatataaggatatcgtctaaataaatCACTACAGTGTGGTTTAATAAGTCGGAGAAtattgaatccataaatctttgaaacactgagggggcgtttgttaagccaaaaggcattaccttataTTCATAGTGTCCAAAAGGGGtccgaaaggcagttttccactcatctccctccttaatatgcaagagatgataggctccgcgaagatctaattttgtgaacatttgtgcccctctgacagcctccaaaatgtctttgatgaggggtagtggatatcaatcttttatggtgattttatGTAATCCACGGAAGCCCATACAGAGACAAAGATCTTTCGTCTTATTAGgtacgaagaagaggggagcccccgcaggagaagaagatggtgtaataagaccactctgtagattttcttgaaGATAGTCCTTGAGAATCTTTCTTTATGgttcagtgagagaatacattgttccaaaaggaacaattgctccAGGTTCCAGGGGAATGGTACAATCATAGTTTCTGTGTGGAGGTAGTACGGGCTTTGATGGTTTTTGAAATACATCTATAAATTCCAGATATTGGCTTGGTACCTCCTGGACTGAATTTATGGAATGTCCTAAATTTGGTTCTGAGGTTATTATTTTTCTGGGAGACCAATAGGTGTCAGTAGCATAGCAATGATCGTGACAGAACTTAGAAGACaaagaaatggttctggtttcccagttaatATACAGATTGTGTCTCATGAACCATGGGGTTCCTAGGATTATAGAATGATTGGGGGAGGAAATTAAatcaaaaaagacatgttcctgatgtttcccaaagtGTAGACCTAAAATCGAAGTGGTATTAATAACAGGACCGGATAATAATAAGGATCCGTGtacagtatgcacttgttctggaacatCTTTAGGCAGTATTGGAATTTGTAGTTTTTTAGCCCAGGTCatttccatataaatgccactagctccacaatctaataatgccagggtCCTTTCTTCATGACTATCAGGTAATTGCAGGATAAAAGGTAACATAAATAAAATAGTGGCATcttccttggaagaactgatggaaggtattgcaaaagatcccgtcccctcccttctcacagaggacgggaagtggcgtttcctgaGTTCTTCATAGGAGGAACTGGACAAGTGTGGAGCaaatgaccagctgcaccacaatataggcacaatCCTCTTCTCCATATGTCTTCATGTTCACTAGTTGAGAGTGGACCACGAGTAGTATCTACCTGCATaggttctccttctgtctctctagaTACAGGTCGAGGTTCTTCAGGACGATGTACAAAGACACGTGAGTTAATTGACTGGGAAGGTCCacgattctttcttttttctggacGACGTTCTTGGAGACAGTATTCTATAGAGAGAGCTAAATCCATTAACCTAGAAAATCTTCTACTCTGGTAGTCTGtactaatttgtctttaatgtcttcTCGTAAACCTCTGTGAAAAAGAGTTACCAGAGTACTCTCTACCCATGTTGTCTCAGCAGCCAATTGTCTGAAGCGTGTGATGTATTGGAGAAAATCTTGAGTGCCTTGTTGAATATCACAAAGCGCTTCTTCTGCtgatgcttccaatcctgggcgttcaaacatttgtttgaatcttCTCACAAAGGCTGACTAATCAGACAACACTGGGTCGTTGGAGGCTACTATcggagttgcccaggccaaggcaggacctgacaaggcactgatgagataacccacttttgttatatcttgtgaaaattgtgtgggtctaaAGGCAAAGTAGACAGTCAGAGCATCAAGGAATTCTCGCAGCTTGTttgggtcccctgaaaaccgtggTGTAGTagtagagacagtagg
It contains:
- the LOC138249511 gene encoding protein LDOC1-like gives rise to the protein MEDTAMGAADPNQSLLITIQQEAQELQQLRNENVALRQALASRSTDVPTVSTTTPRFSGDPNKLREFLDALTVYFAFRPTQFSQDITKVGYLISALSGPALAWATPIVASNDPVLSD